A portion of the Chloroflexia bacterium SDU3-3 genome contains these proteins:
- a CDS encoding DUF4157 domain-containing protein, with translation MPRRNRNDDALVTAAEPVRVEASPFAEAPTLADRPFAPPAQETAQPQQAVPEAFSFGEIALTAEGAAARGSRPPSARTSPRSAPSATPTAPDAPAGGAPRSFSFGSLPLSAPGSAPIVQPSLRINAPGDRYEQEADAVAEQVMRAPAAGAPTAPAPTAVDSGGAGIATTPEVEQQIGQLRGGGSPLPTGDRSFFEERMGADFSQVRIHTGDQAASTARQINARAFTVGADIAFDHGEYTPGTSAGRELLAHELTHVTQQLGGAVARKVQRAPSKDDETETAPSTPAPEEPAAPSIEEAVATAVATVTPDEVAAAPIEGVAVQPVALAEAQIADKGGAGGGAGGGGGAAETAGGEQQDAKKDATADASAPAAKDVRAAPGDATPTEGAGGAASAPAGAATGTAPAGADAKAVDPNAKVADPNATAATDPNAKAADPTAEAAAKEAEAKAADPTTKNADVKAADPAAKDAEAKTADPAATPHAAAEAAGAATEDDEDAKRRQAQPGAGPRIQRALARPRTASEDPAFQAVATGVKAT, from the coding sequence ATGCCTCGACGAAATCGGAATGATGATGCCCTCGTGACCGCCGCCGAGCCGGTGCGCGTCGAGGCCAGCCCGTTCGCCGAGGCGCCCACCCTGGCCGACCGCCCGTTCGCCCCGCCCGCGCAGGAGACCGCGCAGCCGCAGCAGGCGGTGCCGGAGGCGTTTTCGTTTGGCGAGATCGCGCTGACGGCCGAGGGGGCCGCCGCGCGTGGCAGCCGCCCGCCTAGCGCGCGGACAAGCCCGCGCAGCGCGCCCAGCGCCACGCCCACCGCGCCCGATGCCCCGGCGGGCGGGGCACCCCGCAGCTTCTCGTTTGGCAGCCTGCCGCTTAGCGCCCCCGGCAGCGCGCCGATCGTGCAGCCCTCGCTGCGCATCAACGCGCCGGGCGACCGCTACGAGCAGGAGGCCGACGCCGTGGCGGAGCAGGTGATGCGCGCCCCCGCCGCGGGCGCCCCCACCGCGCCCGCCCCCACCGCTGTGGACAGCGGCGGCGCGGGCATCGCCACCACCCCCGAGGTCGAGCAGCAGATCGGCCAGCTGCGTGGCGGCGGCAGCCCGCTGCCCACCGGTGACCGCAGCTTCTTCGAGGAGCGCATGGGCGCCGATTTCAGCCAGGTGCGCATCCACACCGGCGACCAGGCCGCCAGCACGGCGCGGCAGATCAACGCCCGCGCGTTCACGGTCGGGGCCGACATCGCCTTCGACCACGGCGAGTACACGCCCGGCACCAGCGCGGGCCGCGAGCTGCTGGCCCACGAGCTGACCCACGTCACCCAGCAGCTGGGCGGCGCGGTCGCCCGCAAGGTCCAGCGCGCTCCGAGCAAGGATGATGAGACCGAGACCGCGCCTAGCACGCCCGCGCCCGAGGAGCCCGCCGCGCCCTCGATCGAGGAGGCGGTGGCGACGGCGGTGGCCACCGTGACGCCAGATGAGGTGGCCGCCGCGCCGATCGAGGGCGTGGCCGTGCAGCCGGTGGCGCTGGCCGAGGCCCAGATCGCCGACAAGGGCGGCGCGGGCGGCGGCGCAGGCGGCGGCGGTGGGGCCGCCGAAACTGCAGGCGGCGAGCAACAGGACGCGAAGAAAGATGCCACCGCTGACGCATCTGCGCCCGCCGCCAAGGACGTGCGCGCCGCACCGGGCGACGCCACGCCGACCGAGGGGGCTGGTGGGGCCGCATCTGCGCCCGCCGGGGCCGCGACCGGCACCGCCCCCGCAGGCGCGGACGCCAAGGCCGTCGACCCCAACGCCAAAGTCGCCGACCCCAACGCTACGGCGGCTACCGATCCCAACGCCAAAGCCGCCGACCCCACGGCCGAGGCTGCTGCCAAGGAGGCCGAGGCCAAGGCTGCCGATCCTACCACCAAGAATGCCGATGTCAAGGCTGCCGACCCTGCCGCGAAGGATGCCGAGGCGAAAACGGCTGATCCCGCCGCCACCCCGCACGCGGCGGCGGAGGCCGCCGGGGCCGCGACCGAGGATGATGAGGACGCCAAACGGCGGCAGGCCCAGCCGGGCGCGGGGCCGCGCATCCAGCGCGCGCTGGCCCGCCCGCGCACCGCCAGCGAGGACCCGGCCTTCCAGGCCGTGGCCACCGGCGTGAAGGCCAC
- a CDS encoding sn-glycerol-1-phosphate dehydrogenase produces MDSARIQAALQGAGDTREVLIGDGALAQVADVFKRSFPGQPAVVIADENTFAVAGREVYLLLSDAGVPIVPPVLFPSDPPLYAEFSHVLALEELLRSLGAVAVAVGSGTLNDLCKLASHRVGQQYMCVGTAASMDGYTAFGAAITKDGFKQTMECAAPRAVLADLRVLAQAPAQMNATGYGDLLGKVTAGADWILADALGIEPIDERAWPLVQDSLREWTGRPDLVRAGDPGALSSLFEGLIMAGVAMQISASSRPASGCEHRFSHLWEMEALAHGHPAIPHGFKVGIGTIAGAALYERVLAADMDAIDIDARCRAWPTREQVERSVRQGHDSPQIAENAVAESLAKYITPEQLRERLLLIRQLWPQIRPRLEAQLLPAATIRDMLAAVGCPTTPAEIGLSLDHVRESYWLARTIRSRYTVLDLVNETGLLEPCVAQLFAPGGYWV; encoded by the coding sequence ATGGATAGCGCGCGCATCCAGGCGGCGCTCCAGGGCGCGGGCGACACCCGCGAGGTGCTGATCGGCGACGGCGCGCTGGCCCAGGTGGCGGATGTGTTCAAGCGCAGCTTCCCCGGCCAGCCCGCCGTGGTGATCGCCGACGAGAACACCTTCGCCGTCGCAGGGCGCGAGGTCTACCTGCTGCTGAGCGACGCGGGTGTGCCGATTGTCCCGCCGGTGCTGTTCCCATCCGACCCGCCGCTCTACGCCGAGTTCTCGCACGTGCTGGCGCTGGAGGAGCTGCTGCGCAGCCTGGGCGCGGTGGCCGTGGCCGTCGGATCGGGCACGCTCAACGACCTGTGCAAGCTGGCCTCGCACCGCGTGGGGCAGCAGTACATGTGCGTGGGCACCGCCGCATCCATGGATGGCTACACCGCGTTCGGCGCGGCCATCACCAAGGATGGCTTCAAGCAGACCATGGAGTGCGCCGCGCCCCGCGCCGTGCTGGCCGATCTGCGCGTGCTGGCCCAGGCCCCCGCGCAGATGAACGCCACCGGCTACGGCGACCTGCTGGGCAAGGTGACGGCGGGCGCAGACTGGATCCTGGCCGACGCGCTGGGCATCGAGCCGATCGACGAGCGTGCCTGGCCGCTGGTGCAGGATTCGCTGCGCGAGTGGACTGGGCGGCCCGATCTGGTGCGCGCGGGAGATCCTGGCGCGCTCTCCAGCCTGTTCGAGGGCCTGATCATGGCGGGTGTGGCCATGCAGATCAGCGCATCCTCGCGCCCGGCCTCGGGCTGTGAGCATCGTTTCAGCCACCTGTGGGAGATGGAGGCGCTGGCTCACGGCCACCCAGCCATCCCCCATGGCTTCAAGGTGGGCATCGGCACCATCGCCGGGGCCGCGCTCTACGAGCGCGTGCTGGCCGCCGACATGGATGCTATCGACATCGACGCACGCTGCCGCGCCTGGCCCACCCGCGAACAGGTGGAGCGCAGCGTGCGGCAGGGCCACGACTCGCCACAGATCGCCGAGAACGCGGTGGCGGAGAGTTTGGCTAAGTACATCACGCCCGAGCAGCTGCGCGAGCGCCTGCTGCTCATCCGCCAGCTCTGGCCGCAGATCCGCCCGCGTCTAGAGGCCCAGCTGTTGCCCGCTGCCACCATTCGCGACATGCTGGCGGCGGTTGGCTGCCCCACCACCCCCGCCGAGATCGGTCTGAGCCTTGATCATGTGCGCGAGAGCTACTGGCTGGCCCGCACCATCCGCAGCCGCTACACTGTGCTCGATCTGGTGAATGAGACCGGACTGCTGGAGCCGTGCGTGGCCCAGCTGTTTGCGCCGGGCGGCTACTGGGTTTAG
- the araA gene encoding L-arabinose isomerase: MNINLKHNEVWFVTGSQHLYGPETLEQVAEHSKIIAQALSDAADIPVTVVFKPVLTTPDEITRLCLEANSAPSCVGLIAWMHTFSPAKMWIAGLHRLQKPLAHLHTQFNSDIPWADIDMDFMNLNQSAHGDREFGFMASRLRLNRKVVVGHWQDTEVQASLGAWARAASAWHDAQGARVARFGDNMRQVAVTEGDKVEAQLRLGYSVNGYGVGDLVDVMRQISDDEVGRIVSEYLDLYDVAAALRPGGAQHQSLIEGARIEAGLRHFLDAGGFTAFTTTFEDLHGMAQLPGLAVQRLMADGYGFAGEGDWKTASLVRTMKVMAAGLKGGTSFMEDYTYHLRPGNMQVLGAHMLEICPSIASEKPRIEIHPLSIGGKADPVRMVFNSQSGPALNASVVDMGNRFRMIVNVVDAVPAEQPLPKLPVARVFWKCQPDLKTAAAAWIYAGGAHHTGFSLALTPEHLSDYADIAGIEYLQIDSDTRLHSFKNELRWNDAAYLLKGLHHG; the protein is encoded by the coding sequence ATGAATATCAACCTCAAGCACAACGAAGTGTGGTTCGTCACCGGCAGCCAGCACCTGTATGGCCCCGAGACCCTGGAGCAGGTGGCCGAGCACTCGAAGATCATCGCCCAGGCGCTCTCCGACGCGGCGGACATCCCCGTCACCGTGGTGTTCAAGCCGGTGCTCACCACCCCCGACGAGATCACGCGGCTCTGCCTGGAGGCCAACAGCGCCCCCAGCTGCGTGGGCCTGATCGCCTGGATGCACACCTTCTCGCCCGCCAAGATGTGGATTGCGGGCCTGCACCGCCTGCAGAAGCCGCTGGCCCACCTGCACACCCAGTTTAACAGCGACATCCCCTGGGCTGACATCGACATGGATTTCATGAACCTCAACCAGTCGGCCCATGGCGACCGCGAGTTCGGCTTCATGGCCAGCCGCCTGCGCCTGAACCGCAAGGTGGTGGTGGGCCACTGGCAGGACACCGAGGTGCAGGCCAGCCTGGGCGCGTGGGCGCGCGCCGCCAGCGCCTGGCACGACGCGCAGGGCGCGCGGGTGGCCCGCTTCGGCGACAACATGCGCCAGGTGGCCGTGACCGAGGGCGACAAGGTCGAGGCCCAGCTGCGGCTCGGCTATAGTGTGAACGGCTACGGGGTGGGCGATCTGGTGGACGTGATGCGCCAGATCTCCGACGACGAGGTAGGCCGGATCGTCAGCGAGTACCTGGATCTGTACGATGTGGCGGCGGCCCTGCGCCCTGGCGGCGCGCAGCACCAGTCGCTCATCGAGGGCGCGCGGATCGAGGCGGGCCTGCGCCACTTCCTCGATGCGGGCGGCTTCACCGCCTTCACCACCACCTTCGAGGATCTGCACGGCATGGCCCAGCTGCCCGGCCTGGCCGTCCAGCGCCTGATGGCCGACGGCTACGGCTTCGCTGGCGAGGGCGACTGGAAGACCGCCTCGCTGGTGCGAACCATGAAGGTGATGGCGGCGGGCCTGAAGGGTGGCACCTCGTTCATGGAGGACTACACCTACCACCTGCGCCCCGGCAACATGCAGGTGCTGGGCGCGCACATGCTGGAGATCTGCCCGTCCATCGCATCCGAGAAGCCCCGCATCGAGATCCACCCGCTCTCGATCGGCGGCAAGGCCGACCCGGTGCGCATGGTTTTCAACTCGCAGTCTGGCCCGGCGCTGAACGCCTCGGTGGTGGATATGGGCAACCGCTTCCGCATGATCGTGAATGTGGTGGACGCCGTGCCCGCCGAGCAGCCGCTGCCCAAGCTGCCGGTGGCCCGCGTGTTCTGGAAGTGCCAGCCCGACCTGAAGACCGCCGCCGCCGCCTGGATCTACGCTGGCGGCGCGCACCACACCGGCTTCAGCCTGGCGCTCACCCCCGAGCACCTGTCCGACTACGCCGATATCGCCGGGATCGAGTACCTGCAGATCGACAGCGACACGCGCCTGCACAGCTTCAAGAACGAGCTGCGCTGGAACGATGCGGCCTACCTGCTGAAGGGGCTGCACCATGGATAG
- a CDS encoding L-ribulose-5-phosphate 4-epimerase, translating to MLEQLKEQVCALHMELPKNGLVTWTGGNVSARDPETGLVVIKPSGVRYENLRPEDHVVLDLEGKIVEGSLSPSSDTASHLYIYRHRPDVNGIVHTHSPYATAFAAVGKPIPVYLTAIADEFGGPIPCAGFALIGGEQIGEQVVEHIGSSPAVLLKNHGVFTVGKSATAAVKAAVMVEDVARTVWYALQIGTPDIIPDEDVAKLHARYTNVYGQR from the coding sequence ATGCTAGAGCAACTGAAAGAGCAGGTCTGCGCGCTCCACATGGAGCTGCCCAAGAACGGCCTGGTGACATGGACGGGCGGCAACGTGAGCGCCCGCGACCCCGAGACCGGCCTGGTGGTGATCAAGCCCAGCGGTGTGCGCTACGAGAACCTGCGCCCCGAGGATCACGTGGTGCTCGACCTGGAGGGCAAGATCGTCGAGGGCAGCCTCTCGCCCTCGTCCGACACCGCCAGCCACCTCTACATCTACCGCCACCGCCCCGATGTCAACGGCATCGTCCACACCCACTCGCCCTACGCCACCGCCTTCGCCGCTGTTGGCAAGCCCATCCCGGTCTACCTCACCGCCATCGCCGATGAGTTCGGCGGCCCCATCCCCTGTGCGGGCTTCGCCCTGATCGGCGGCGAGCAGATCGGCGAGCAGGTGGTCGAGCACATCGGCAGCTCGCCTGCGGTGCTGCTGAAGAACCACGGCGTGTTCACCGTGGGCAAGAGCGCCACCGCCGCCGTCAAGGCCGCCGTGATGGTGGAGGATGTGGCCCGCACCGTGTGGTACGCGCTGCAGATCGGCACGCCCGACATCATCCCCGACGAGGATGTCGCCAAGCTCCACGCCCGCTACACCAACGTCTACGGCCAGCGCTAG
- a CDS encoding ribulokinase has product MSKYAIGVDFGTESGRAVLVDVADGREVAIAVHPYANSVIDEYLPGTSIRLEPDWALQDPNDYIEVFKHTIPEVLRTSGVAPADVIGLGVDFTSCTMLPTKADGTPLCYLPEWRDTPHAWVKLWKHHAAQDEANRLNQIARDLGYSFLDRYGGKISSEWFFPKVWQILNEAPQVYAAADRILEATDWVVWQLTGVETRNECTAGYKAMWSKTEGFPPDDFFKALDPRMEHVVDEKMSRTLAPLGAKAGGLTAEAAGWTGLLPGTAVAVANVDAHVAVPAAAVREPGYMVSIMGTSNCHMVIGAEEREVPGICGVVQDGILPGFPGFEAGQSCVGDSFAWYVENCVPAAYERQAAELGVSVHQVLERKAAALKPGESGLLALDWWNGNRTILVDADLTGVILGLSLATKPEEIYRALIESTAYGTRIIIDNFEQHGVPIRGIIAVGGLPERNPMLMQIYADVTGRTIRLIGTSQGGAFGSAMYGAVAAGPEAGGYATIYDATERMARLRDTTYTPIPENQKVYEQLYQAFVKLHDYFGRGENDVMKDLKRLREHARTQA; this is encoded by the coding sequence ATGAGTAAATATGCCATAGGCGTCGATTTTGGCACCGAGTCCGGGCGTGCGGTGCTGGTGGATGTGGCCGATGGGCGCGAGGTGGCTATCGCTGTCCACCCCTACGCCAACAGCGTGATCGACGAGTATCTGCCGGGCACGAGCATCCGGCTGGAGCCGGACTGGGCGCTGCAAGACCCGAACGACTACATCGAGGTCTTCAAGCACACCATCCCCGAGGTGCTGCGCACGAGCGGCGTGGCCCCCGCCGATGTGATCGGCCTGGGCGTCGACTTCACATCCTGCACCATGCTGCCCACCAAGGCCGACGGCACGCCGCTCTGCTACCTGCCCGAGTGGCGCGACACCCCCCACGCCTGGGTGAAGCTGTGGAAGCACCACGCCGCCCAGGATGAGGCCAACCGCCTGAACCAGATCGCCCGCGACCTCGGCTACAGCTTCCTCGACCGCTACGGCGGCAAGATCAGCTCCGAGTGGTTCTTCCCCAAGGTCTGGCAGATCCTCAACGAGGCCCCCCAGGTCTACGCCGCCGCCGACCGCATCCTAGAGGCCACCGACTGGGTGGTGTGGCAGCTGACCGGCGTGGAGACCCGCAACGAGTGCACGGCGGGCTATAAGGCCATGTGGTCGAAGACCGAGGGCTTCCCACCCGATGACTTCTTCAAGGCGCTCGACCCACGCATGGAGCACGTGGTGGATGAGAAGATGTCGCGCACGCTGGCCCCGCTGGGCGCGAAGGCCGGCGGCCTGACCGCCGAGGCCGCCGGGTGGACCGGCCTGCTGCCTGGCACCGCCGTGGCCGTGGCCAACGTAGATGCCCACGTGGCCGTGCCCGCCGCCGCCGTGCGCGAGCCGGGCTATATGGTCAGCATCATGGGCACATCCAACTGCCACATGGTGATCGGCGCGGAGGAGCGCGAGGTGCCCGGCATCTGCGGCGTGGTGCAGGATGGCATCCTGCCCGGCTTCCCCGGCTTCGAGGCGGGCCAGTCGTGTGTGGGCGACAGCTTCGCGTGGTATGTCGAGAACTGCGTGCCCGCCGCCTACGAGCGCCAGGCCGCCGAGCTGGGCGTGAGCGTGCACCAGGTGCTGGAGCGCAAGGCCGCCGCGCTGAAGCCCGGCGAGAGCGGCCTGCTGGCGCTGGACTGGTGGAATGGCAACCGCACCATCCTGGTGGATGCCGACCTGACCGGTGTGATTCTGGGCCTCTCGCTAGCCACTAAGCCCGAGGAGATCTACCGCGCCCTGATCGAGTCCACCGCCTACGGCACCCGCATCATCATCGATAACTTCGAGCAGCACGGCGTGCCCATCCGCGGCATCATCGCCGTGGGCGGCCTGCCCGAGCGCAACCCCATGCTTATGCAGATCTACGCCGATGTGACGGGCCGCACCATCCGCCTGATCGGCACCAGCCAGGGCGGCGCGTTCGGCTCGGCCATGTACGGCGCGGTGGCGGCTGGCCCCGAGGCGGGCGGCTACGCCACCATCTACGATGCCACCGAGCGCATGGCCCGCCTGCGCGACACCACCTACACGCCCATCCCCGAGAACCAGAAGGTCTACGAGCAGCTCTACCAGGCCTTCGTGAAGCTACACGACTACTTCGGGCGGGGCGAGAACGACGTGATGAAAGACCTCAAGCGCCTGCGCGAGCACGCCCGCACCCAGGCGTAG
- a CDS encoding family 43 glycosylhydrolase, whose protein sequence is MLDTISRRAMLCLFTALLLVGSALPSAASASTGDYAAHDPTMIKAGSYYYVFSTGDNAYNKGNIQIRRSADLNSWARIGTVFSSVPAWITTALGTTPGNLWAPDINYINGTYYLYYAGSTFGTNSSVIGLATATNIEGPWTDQGQVLKSTSSNNYNAIDPEVAWTITNNARAEQWLVFGSFWDGIKMRRLDAATGKLSTSNTTLYSLASRGGGAIEAASIAWRNGYYYLFVSFDTCCQGTSSTYRTMVGRSTSITGPYVDQAGTSMLNGGGTQILASSSPYIGQGGGDVVLDGSTYRFAHHYYDANDGGAPKLAVRNLTWTSDGWPIAGPVLPDTQGSGSTFTLVNRNSSKVLDVANCGTADGANVQQWASLGNTCQRWKLGDAGSGYYTLTNVNSGKVLEAAGCGTADGVNVQQWTSLGNTCQQWQVLVTSANYVRLVNRNSGKVLDVANCSTADGANVQQWASLGNNCQQWYLKP, encoded by the coding sequence ATGCTAGACACGATCTCCCGACGCGCCATGCTCTGCCTGTTCACCGCGCTGCTGCTGGTTGGCTCGGCGCTGCCCTCCGCCGCCTCGGCCTCGACCGGCGACTACGCGGCGCACGACCCGACCATGATCAAGGCGGGCAGCTACTACTACGTGTTCTCCACCGGCGATAACGCGTATAACAAGGGCAATATCCAGATCCGCCGCTCGGCGGACCTGAACAGCTGGGCGCGGATCGGCACCGTGTTCTCAAGCGTCCCCGCCTGGATAACCACGGCGCTGGGTACCACGCCCGGCAACCTGTGGGCGCCCGACATCAACTATATCAACGGCACCTACTACCTCTACTACGCCGGGTCGACGTTTGGCACCAACAGCTCGGTGATTGGCCTGGCTACCGCCACCAACATCGAGGGGCCGTGGACCGACCAGGGCCAGGTGCTCAAATCCACCTCCTCCAACAACTACAACGCCATCGACCCCGAGGTGGCCTGGACGATCACCAACAACGCCCGCGCCGAGCAGTGGCTGGTGTTCGGGTCGTTCTGGGATGGCATCAAAATGCGGCGGCTCGACGCGGCGACCGGCAAGCTCTCGACTTCCAACACCACACTGTACTCGCTGGCCTCGCGCGGCGGCGGTGCGATCGAGGCCGCGTCGATCGCGTGGCGCAATGGCTACTACTACCTGTTCGTCTCGTTCGACACCTGCTGCCAGGGCACCAGCAGCACCTACCGCACCATGGTCGGGCGTTCCACCAGCATCACCGGGCCCTACGTCGATCAGGCGGGCACCTCCATGCTGAACGGCGGCGGCACCCAGATCCTGGCCAGCTCCTCGCCCTACATCGGCCAGGGCGGCGGCGACGTGGTGCTCGATGGCTCGACCTACCGCTTCGCCCACCACTACTACGATGCGAACGACGGCGGCGCGCCCAAGCTGGCCGTGCGTAACCTGACATGGACGAGCGACGGCTGGCCGATCGCCGGGCCGGTGCTGCCCGACACCCAGGGCAGCGGCAGCACCTTCACCCTGGTGAACCGCAACAGCAGCAAGGTGCTGGATGTGGCCAACTGCGGCACGGCGGATGGCGCGAATGTGCAGCAGTGGGCCTCGCTGGGCAACACATGCCAGCGCTGGAAGCTGGGCGACGCGGGCAGCGGCTACTACACCCTGACCAATGTGAACAGCGGCAAGGTGCTGGAGGCGGCGGGCTGCGGCACGGCGGATGGCGTGAACGTGCAGCAGTGGACCTCGCTGGGCAACACCTGCCAGCAGTGGCAGGTGCTGGTCACCAGCGCCAACTATGTGCGGCTGGTGAACCGCAACAGCGGCAAGGTGCTGGATGTGGCCAACTGTAGCACGGCGGATGGCGCGAATGTGCAGCAGTGGGCCTCGCTGGGCAACAATTGCCAGCAGTGGTATCTCAAGCCGTAG
- a CDS encoding alpha-N-arabinofuranosidase has protein sequence MSKTPRTARVRLDTERTVGTISPYLFGGFAEHMGRCVYEGIYEPESPHADEQGYRRDVMAALREMRLSILRYPGGNMLSGYNWLDGVGPVAKRPRRREMAWQSIETNRFGTNEYIDFCRKMNIEPMLGVNLGTGTIADAAALVEYCNAPAGTYYADMRVSHGYAEPHNVKYWCIGNEMDGPWQIGHLDMEEYARKAREAAKVMKMQDPNLKLVVCGSSTTGLPTYPAWDRTVLETCWEQVDYLALHYYATNEPSDTPSYLAMAAQFESHLDTLTGLLRYVKTHNRSKHDVHLSWDEWNVWYKDTSGAGGWQVAPHLSEEIYNLEDALVVAQWMSVFLRRCDVLKIACIAQIVNTISPLLTTSDKLLKQSTYYPFVLFAQNASGKALDALVTAPEYETGRFGTQQLIDVSASYDEELDRGAVFLVNRSLTETITTELEWQGAAPSAAQPIYQMSGSDPKAANSFEQPDVVVPHKLAAPEVRDGRITLSLPPLSFTVVPTSGYKR, from the coding sequence ATGAGCAAAACGCCACGTACTGCCCGCGTCCGCCTCGACACCGAGCGCACGGTGGGCACGATCTCGCCCTACCTCTTTGGTGGCTTCGCCGAGCATATGGGCCGCTGTGTCTACGAGGGCATCTACGAGCCGGAGTCGCCCCACGCCGATGAGCAGGGCTACCGCCGCGATGTGATGGCCGCGCTGCGCGAGATGCGCCTGAGCATCCTGCGCTACCCCGGCGGCAATATGCTGAGCGGCTACAACTGGCTCGATGGCGTCGGCCCGGTGGCCAAGCGCCCGCGCCGCCGCGAGATGGCCTGGCAGTCGATCGAGACCAACCGCTTCGGCACCAACGAGTATATCGACTTCTGCCGCAAGATGAACATCGAGCCGATGCTGGGCGTGAACCTGGGCACTGGCACGATCGCCGATGCCGCCGCGCTGGTGGAATACTGCAACGCCCCAGCGGGCACCTACTACGCCGACATGCGCGTCTCGCACGGCTACGCCGAGCCGCACAATGTGAAGTACTGGTGCATCGGCAACGAGATGGACGGCCCCTGGCAGATCGGCCACCTGGACATGGAGGAGTACGCCCGCAAGGCTCGCGAGGCCGCCAAGGTGATGAAGATGCAGGATCCCAACCTGAAGCTGGTGGTCTGCGGCTCCTCTACCACGGGCTTGCCTACCTACCCGGCCTGGGACCGCACCGTGCTGGAGACCTGCTGGGAGCAGGTGGACTACCTGGCGCTGCACTACTACGCCACCAACGAGCCGTCGGACACGCCTAGCTACCTGGCCATGGCCGCGCAGTTCGAGAGTCACCTCGACACGCTGACGGGCCTGCTGCGCTATGTGAAGACCCACAACCGCTCGAAGCACGATGTCCACCTCTCCTGGGATGAGTGGAACGTGTGGTACAAAGACACCTCGGGCGCTGGCGGCTGGCAGGTGGCACCGCACCTGAGCGAGGAGATCTACAACCTGGAGGATGCGCTGGTGGTGGCCCAGTGGATGAGCGTGTTCCTGCGCCGCTGCGATGTGCTGAAGATCGCCTGCATCGCCCAGATCGTCAACACCATCTCGCCGCTGCTCACCACATCCGACAAGCTGCTCAAGCAGTCGACCTACTACCCGTTCGTGCTGTTCGCCCAGAACGCCAGCGGCAAGGCCCTGGATGCCCTGGTGACCGCGCCCGAGTACGAGACGGGCCGCTTCGGCACCCAGCAGCTGATCGATGTCTCGGCCAGCTACGACGAGGAGCTGGATCGCGGCGCGGTCTTCCTGGTGAACCGCAGCCTGACCGAGACCATCACCACCGAGCTGGAGTGGCAGGGCGCGGCCCCCAGCGCCGCCCAGCCGATCTACCAGATGTCGGGCAGCGACCCCAAGGCCGCCAACTCGTTCGAGCAGCCCGATGTGGTGGTGCCCCACAAGCTGGCCGCCCCCGAGGTGCGCGATGGCCGCATCACCCTGAGCCTGCCGCCGCTGTCGTTCACGGTGGTGCCCACCAGCGGCTACAAGCGCTAG
- a CDS encoding carbohydrate ABC transporter permease, whose translation MAATLTTLQRRGMRFPWPRFIALVVLGVLWAAPVVWMFLTSLKPEKQIIRMPPRWLPDNITDLTLENYRLVLFFPRGVDLMTSFMNSLMVALIGTILVVIVDVLAGYALARLKFRGRNLIFAMVVASMIVPGEIMLIPNYITVWRFGWLNQFTALVLPALAGGFGVFLLRQFMLGIPRELEEAAQLDGCNSFRILTSVILPTARGAVATLGIFTFLGFWNDFTWPYLVINEATKMTLPVALIQFKGDYFSNYGQLMAGAAVSALPAITVFLLAQRMIIQSITLTGIKG comes from the coding sequence ATGGCTGCTACTCTCACAACGCTGCAACGCCGCGGCATGCGCTTCCCGTGGCCGCGATTTATCGCCCTGGTGGTGCTGGGCGTGCTGTGGGCCGCGCCGGTGGTCTGGATGTTTCTGACCTCGCTCAAGCCCGAGAAGCAGATCATCCGCATGCCGCCGCGCTGGCTGCCCGATAATATCACCGATCTGACGCTTGAGAACTACCGCCTGGTGCTGTTCTTCCCGCGCGGCGTCGACCTGATGACCTCGTTCATGAACAGCCTGATGGTGGCGCTGATCGGCACCATCCTGGTGGTGATCGTGGATGTGCTGGCGGGCTACGCCCTGGCGCGCCTGAAGTTCCGGGGCCGCAACCTGATCTTCGCGATGGTGGTCGCGTCGATGATCGTGCCCGGCGAGATCATGCTGATCCCCAACTACATCACCGTGTGGCGTTTCGGCTGGCTCAACCAGTTCACCGCGCTGGTGCTGCCCGCGCTGGCAGGCGGCTTCGGGGTCTTCCTGCTGCGCCAGTTCATGCTGGGGATCCCGCGCGAGCTGGAGGAGGCGGCCCAGCTGGATGGCTGCAACAGCTTCCGCATCCTGACCTCGGTCATCCTGCCCACGGCGCGCGGCGCGGTGGCCACGCTGGGCATCTTCACCTTCCTGGGCTTCTGGAACGACTTCACCTGGCCCTACCTGGTGATCAACGAGGCCACCAAGATGACCCTGCCGGTGGCGCTGATCCAGTTCAAGGGCGACTATTTTAGCAACTACGGCCAGCTGATGGCGGGCGCTGCGGTTTCGGCGCTGCCTGCGATCACCGTGTTCCTGCTGGCCCAGCGCATGATCATCCAGTCGATCACCCTGACGGGCATCAAAGGCTAA